A genomic region of bacterium contains the following coding sequences:
- a CDS encoding glycosyltransferase family 2 protein, with protein sequence MHSKVIHKIDFHQVWIIVPAYNEATVIQSVLIPLIGAGYSVVVVDDCSSDQTPMQVTNLTGVHLCRHPINLGQGAALQTGIEYALSHGAKYLVTFDADGQHDYTCIPDLISPLITGDVDLCLGSRFCAGASVTDMPKQRRILLKLATFLTKITTGLAISDTHNGFRAFTASAAAQLKITQNRMAHASQILARIKEKRLRYKEIPVRIIYTDYSLSKGQHAREAINIVWDSVTESLRK encoded by the coding sequence ATGCATTCCAAAGTAATACATAAAATCGATTTTCATCAAGTTTGGATTATAGTGCCTGCATATAATGAAGCAACTGTTATTCAATCAGTCCTTATCCCACTTATTGGTGCTGGTTATTCTGTGGTCGTTGTCGACGACTGCTCCAGCGATCAAACGCCAATGCAAGTTACAAATTTGACAGGAGTGCATTTATGCCGGCATCCGATTAACTTAGGCCAAGGCGCAGCATTGCAAACAGGTATTGAGTATGCGCTCTCGCACGGAGCAAAGTATCTTGTAACTTTTGATGCCGATGGTCAGCATGACTATACTTGTATTCCAGATTTAATTTCCCCTTTAATCACGGGGGATGTTGACCTTTGCCTGGGCAGTCGTTTTTGTGCTGGAGCAAGCGTGACGGATATGCCAAAGCAGCGCAGAATACTCCTCAAGTTGGCTACCTTTCTTACGAAAATTACAACTGGGCTTGCCATTTCTGACACACATAATGGATTTCGCGCTTTTACTGCAAGTGCTGCCGCGCAGCTGAAAATAACGCAAAATCGTATGGCGCATGCCTCTCAGATTTTGGCACGAATTAAAGAGAAACGTTTGCGTTATAAAGAAATTCCCGTGAGAATAATTTATACAGATTACTCGCTTAGCAAAGGACAGCATGCGCGCGAAGCAATTAATATTGTTTGGGACAGCGTTACCGAATCTCTTAGAAAATAA
- a CDS encoding DUF2304 domain-containing protein, with amino-acid sequence MSPIKLLLLTLLVCMFLAYLRIFRSQIFDRILVLIFLLVCVTFVAFPNLTTQIAIVVGVGRGADLLLYLFCLFALFLFLLVYRKIAELQKQITEMARHDALNRAKIVK; translated from the coding sequence ATGAGTCCAATCAAGCTATTATTACTTACATTACTAGTATGTATGTTTCTTGCATATTTGAGGATTTTTAGGTCTCAAATTTTCGATCGAATATTGGTGCTTATTTTTTTATTGGTCTGTGTAACTTTTGTTGCCTTTCCGAACTTGACAACGCAAATTGCAATAGTAGTGGGGGTAGGTAGGGGGGCTGATTTATTATTGTACCTATTTTGCTTGTTTGCACTCTTTTTATTTCTTTTAGTCTATCGCAAGATTGCTGAGTTGCAGAAGCAGATTACTGAAATGGCGCGGCATGATGCGCTAAATCGAGCAAAGATAGTTAAATAG
- a CDS encoding trypsin-like serine protease, translated as MPIKPIYRVLSLWLCIYLSSCSSGSDSATPKNDACGIIGLKSIQTKIVNGTACADGRSPIVMISTTDLGLTNSDICTGTLISANAVITAGHCVPLEPAGVSVVVQGRNVSAREIRVHPQYRVDQGQGLVYFDVAIIFLKEAISLPTLPIVASQQLNGNEIFSIYGYGLDEKNRSGQLRSGQILATSITPTHLFHDFDGIGSNTCGGDSGGPLVFTFTNESGITRSGLVGLTSTGTDLECRPGDSASYTNLQNPEILSFILGNVRAAQTI; from the coding sequence ATGCCCATCAAGCCAATCTATCGTGTATTAAGTTTATGGCTTTGTATCTATTTGAGCAGTTGCTCTAGCGGCTCCGACAGCGCGACTCCGAAAAATGATGCCTGTGGCATCATTGGGCTTAAAAGTATCCAAACAAAGATTGTAAATGGCACAGCTTGCGCCGATGGCAGATCGCCAATTGTAATGATCTCTACGACGGACCTAGGACTGACGAATTCAGACATTTGCACAGGCACTTTAATCTCAGCAAATGCTGTGATCACTGCTGGCCATTGTGTTCCACTAGAACCTGCTGGAGTTTCAGTTGTCGTACAAGGCAGAAACGTTAGTGCGAGAGAAATTCGCGTGCACCCACAGTATCGAGTCGACCAGGGGCAAGGCTTAGTTTACTTCGATGTCGCAATAATTTTTCTCAAAGAAGCTATTAGCTTACCAACCTTACCAATCGTTGCCTCGCAACAGTTAAATGGAAATGAAATATTTTCAATCTATGGGTACGGTCTTGACGAGAAGAATCGATCTGGGCAACTTCGCAGTGGCCAAATTCTTGCCACAAGCATTACCCCAACACATCTTTTTCATGACTTTGATGGGATTGGTTCAAATACCTGTGGTGGAGATTCCGGAGGACCACTTGTGTTTACCTTCACCAATGAAAGTGGAATTACTAGAAGCGGTCTTGTCGGATTGACCTCAACCGGAACGGATCTCGAATGCCGCCCAGGAGATAGCGCTTCCTATACAAATTTACAAAACCCGGAGATCTTAAGTTTTATCCTCGGCAACGTTAGAGCAGCTCAAACTATTTAA